One Peterkaempfera bronchialis DNA window includes the following coding sequences:
- a CDS encoding helix-turn-helix domain-containing protein, with amino-acid sequence MAGGREVTFGEFIAKLRTRKGWYQRDLAAEAGRSEEWVSGVERGLIPVRNVEMLTLLARVLGTTLEELLAHPQPVRVAPSSPRRKVSSARLTPGPAVEEDDDEVRRRELLAAAAAVFTPVIGAQPAAASPAPLAPLEDLVLYGTASIPDRREPTAASVQSSVLTARQDFRAARYDALAQALPGWIAAAQSIGPAEESARNVAALYNIAVRLCIKIGDNGMVAITSDRALTAARAGGDGLIIAEAQRMVSSAWRRQGHLSRATDIAVRAAHDLQRDAGVPESARLAAQGDLFATAAYTAAKLGDRSYAHALITEAADTARAAGRASGQVDGIQGVALHHLSVHYELGDSGQAIELARTVNPAALPTAERQARFFTDVARAFDQWGKPEQAFRALLAAEQAAPQEIRRSAVREVATDLLRHDRSLPGIRDFAARSGVQLG; translated from the coding sequence GTGGCTGGGGGCAGGGAAGTCACCTTCGGCGAGTTCATCGCCAAGTTACGTACACGCAAGGGCTGGTACCAGCGCGATCTCGCGGCCGAGGCGGGCCGGAGCGAGGAGTGGGTATCCGGGGTCGAGCGCGGCCTGATCCCGGTCCGCAACGTCGAGATGCTCACCCTGCTCGCACGGGTGCTCGGCACGACCCTGGAAGAGCTACTGGCCCACCCGCAACCTGTGCGGGTCGCGCCCAGTTCGCCTCGACGAAAGGTCAGCTCCGCTAGGCTGACGCCCGGTCCGGCTGTCGAGGAGGATGACGACGAGGTGCGACGCCGTGAACTGCTGGCCGCCGCTGCCGCCGTCTTCACTCCGGTCATCGGCGCCCAGCCTGCTGCCGCGAGCCCGGCACCGCTGGCCCCGCTGGAGGACCTGGTGCTCTACGGAACCGCCAGCATCCCCGACCGGCGCGAGCCCACCGCGGCCTCGGTCCAGTCCTCTGTCCTGACCGCACGCCAGGACTTCCGCGCCGCCCGCTACGACGCCCTCGCCCAAGCCCTGCCAGGGTGGATCGCCGCAGCTCAGAGCATCGGGCCTGCCGAGGAGTCGGCTCGGAACGTGGCCGCGCTCTACAACATCGCGGTTCGGCTGTGCATCAAGATCGGCGACAACGGCATGGTCGCGATCACCTCGGACCGGGCACTGACCGCCGCGCGGGCGGGTGGCGACGGGCTGATCATCGCCGAGGCCCAGCGCATGGTCTCCAGTGCCTGGCGGCGCCAGGGCCACCTGAGCCGGGCCACCGACATCGCGGTTCGCGCCGCCCACGACCTGCAGCGCGATGCCGGCGTCCCCGAGTCGGCCCGCCTGGCCGCCCAGGGCGACCTGTTCGCCACGGCGGCCTACACCGCCGCGAAGCTCGGCGACCGCTCGTACGCGCACGCGCTGATCACCGAGGCCGCCGACACCGCCCGCGCCGCCGGTCGCGCGTCCGGTCAGGTGGACGGGATCCAGGGGGTCGCCCTGCACCACCTGTCGGTGCACTACGAGCTCGGCGACTCCGGCCAGGCGATCGAACTGGCCCGCACCGTCAACCCGGCCGCGCTGCCGACCGCCGAGCGGCAAGCCCGGTTCTTCACCGACGTCGCCCGCGCGTTCGACCAGTGGGGCAAGCCCGAGCAGGCTTTCCGCGCGCTGCTGGCCGCCGAGCAGGCCGCTCCGCAGGAGATCCGCCGCAGCGCGGTCCGCGAGGTCGCCACCGACCTGCTCCGCCACGACCGCTCGCTGCCCGGCATCCGCGACTTCGCCGCCCGATCCGGCGTGCAACTCGGCTGA
- a CDS encoding LbetaH domain-containing protein: MPTDSPSAPAVSGPRHRAPDRDRLGDYLTASWAAPHIPVLVLLGLVAHQPEPAAPSAAPAAATPDLPLVQARHLFTRSSERRTAMHNLTEVPTMSVEFARVDYRTTPEYYFETERITDPLVLHLLDRCPTVFGLKKAVTDLLAGQDEIALPASEGVIEPGATVRGQVIVAAGAVIAEGAFVTGPALICPGAVIEAGARVRDNTVIGPDCRIGFGAEVTRSLLVGGVFMKHTSFVGDSVLGLGVNIGAFVSTTGLRCTSGPVREPATEEVCAHLDGHRIATGQTKFGAVIGDGVILPAGTVLQPATLIGAHTVLYPKTQVGGFFPAGSQGR; the protein is encoded by the coding sequence ATGCCGACGGACAGCCCCTCCGCCCCTGCCGTCTCCGGCCCGCGCCACCGTGCGCCCGACCGCGACCGGCTTGGCGACTACCTGACCGCCTCCTGGGCGGCGCCGCACATCCCCGTGCTCGTGCTGCTCGGCCTGGTCGCCCACCAGCCCGAGCCGGCCGCGCCCTCGGCGGCCCCGGCCGCCGCCACCCCGGACCTGCCCCTGGTCCAGGCCCGGCACCTCTTCACTCGCTCGTCCGAGAGGAGAACAGCCATGCACAACCTCACCGAAGTCCCCACCATGAGCGTCGAGTTCGCGCGCGTGGACTACCGCACCACCCCCGAGTACTACTTCGAGACCGAGCGCATCACCGACCCGCTCGTGCTCCACCTGCTCGACCGCTGCCCCACCGTCTTCGGCCTCAAGAAGGCCGTGACCGACCTGCTCGCCGGCCAGGACGAGATCGCCCTGCCCGCCTCCGAGGGCGTCATCGAGCCCGGCGCCACCGTCCGGGGCCAGGTGATCGTGGCGGCCGGAGCCGTCATCGCCGAAGGCGCGTTCGTCACCGGCCCCGCTCTGATCTGCCCCGGTGCGGTGATCGAGGCCGGCGCACGGGTGCGGGACAACACCGTCATTGGCCCCGACTGCCGGATCGGCTTCGGCGCCGAGGTCACCCGCAGCCTGCTGGTCGGCGGCGTCTTCATGAAGCACACCAGCTTCGTCGGCGACTCCGTCCTGGGCTTGGGCGTCAACATCGGTGCCTTCGTCTCCACCACCGGCCTGCGCTGCACCTCCGGCCCGGTGCGCGAGCCGGCCACCGAGGAGGTGTGCGCCCACCTGGACGGCCACCGCATCGCCACCGGCCAGACCAAGTTCGGCGCCGTCATCGGCGACGGCGTCATCCTCCCGGCCGGTACCGTCCTGCAGCCCGCCACCCTGATCGGCGCCCACACCGTGCTCTACCCCAAAACCCAGGTCGGGGGCTTCTTCCCCGCCGGAAGCCAAGGAAGGTGA
- a CDS encoding UDP-N-acetylmuramate dehydrogenase, whose protein sequence is MAPTTLAPLTTLRLGGPADRVLTVADPADWADTVHAIDQHDEPAPAVLGGGSNVIASDAGHRGTVVVMNTRGITAERVDDRTVAVTVQAGHPLTDLVAWAAAEHLAGIECLAGIPGTAGAYGQQVSDTLHHVTAWHWQDGALQVLPAHGCHLRYRQSLFKARPGRWTILTATFHLTRTNQAAAVAYRPLADELGVPVGARPPVAEVTAAVLANRHGRGLLLHPYGPDARQVGSVFLNPPVTAADAPRWSAVGCPVHTDSDGRLRASAGWLLEHIGCRPGHRLADGIRCSQRRTLTLTVHDGATAASLRAVLGTLAQDVHKATGIELTPEPVVLGT, encoded by the coding sequence GTGGCACCGACCACGCTCGCACCCCTGACCACCCTGCGGCTCGGCGGCCCCGCCGACCGCGTCCTGACCGTCGCCGACCCCGCCGACTGGGCCGACACCGTCCATGCCATCGACCAGCACGACGAGCCGGCCCCGGCCGTCCTGGGCGGCGGCAGCAACGTCATCGCCTCCGACGCCGGGCACCGGGGCACCGTCGTGGTGATGAACACCCGCGGCATCACCGCCGAGCGGGTGGACGACCGCACGGTGGCCGTCACCGTCCAGGCCGGCCACCCGCTCACAGACCTCGTAGCCTGGGCCGCTGCCGAGCATCTGGCCGGGATCGAGTGTCTGGCCGGCATACCCGGCACCGCCGGAGCCTACGGCCAGCAGGTCTCCGACACCCTGCACCACGTCACCGCCTGGCACTGGCAGGACGGCGCCCTCCAGGTCCTGCCCGCCCACGGCTGCCACCTGCGCTACCGCCAGAGCCTCTTCAAGGCCCGTCCCGGCCGCTGGACGATCCTCACCGCCACCTTCCACCTCACCCGCACCAATCAGGCGGCAGCGGTGGCCTACCGGCCGCTGGCGGACGAGCTGGGCGTCCCGGTCGGCGCCCGGCCGCCGGTGGCGGAGGTCACGGCGGCGGTGCTGGCCAACCGGCACGGCCGCGGCCTCCTGCTTCACCCGTACGGGCCCGACGCCCGCCAGGTCGGCTCGGTCTTCCTCAACCCGCCCGTCACCGCCGCCGATGCGCCTCGCTGGTCGGCCGTCGGCTGCCCCGTCCACACGGACAGCGACGGCCGGCTGCGGGCCAGCGCGGGCTGGCTGCTGGAACACATCGGCTGCCGTCCCGGGCACCGACTCGCCGACGGGATCCGATGCTCCCAGCGGCGCACGCTCACCCTGACCGTCCACGACGGCGCCACTGCCGCGTCCTTGCGGGCGGTGCTCGGCACGCTCGCCCAGGACGTGCACAAGGCCACCGGGATCGAGCTGACACCGGAGCCTGTCGTCCTCGGGACGTGA
- a CDS encoding exodeoxyribonuclease III — protein sequence MTVRIATWNINSITARLPKFLEWLESAKPDVVCLQELKCSTDAFPYDPVKALGYETAAHGTGRWNGVAVVSRIGLDDVVRGLPGQPGYLGEGAMLEVVEPRAVAATCGPVRVWSVYVPNGREVGHPHFTYKLEWLAALRTAVRDDAAGARPFAVLGDFNVAPTDDDVWDPSLFEGATHVTPAEREALAALRAEGLVDVVPRPLKYDHPYTYWDYRQLAFPKNNGMRIDLAYGNEPLAGAVSDSYVDREARKGKGASDHAPVVVDLEL from the coding sequence GTGACCGTCCGCATCGCCACCTGGAACATCAACTCCATCACCGCGCGGCTGCCCAAGTTCCTGGAGTGGCTGGAGAGCGCCAAGCCCGATGTGGTCTGCCTCCAGGAACTGAAGTGCTCAACCGACGCCTTCCCCTACGACCCGGTGAAGGCGCTCGGCTACGAGACCGCCGCCCATGGCACCGGCCGGTGGAACGGCGTCGCGGTCGTCTCCCGGATCGGCCTGGACGACGTGGTCCGCGGCCTGCCGGGGCAGCCCGGGTACCTCGGCGAAGGCGCGATGCTGGAGGTCGTCGAGCCCCGTGCGGTCGCCGCCACCTGCGGTCCGGTGCGGGTGTGGTCGGTGTATGTGCCCAACGGCCGCGAGGTCGGCCACCCGCACTTCACCTACAAGCTGGAGTGGCTGGCCGCCCTGCGCACCGCCGTACGGGACGACGCCGCCGGTGCCCGCCCCTTCGCCGTCCTCGGCGACTTCAATGTGGCCCCCACCGACGACGACGTCTGGGACCCGTCCCTCTTCGAGGGCGCCACCCATGTCACCCCGGCGGAGCGTGAGGCGCTGGCCGCGCTGCGCGCCGAGGGGCTGGTCGACGTGGTGCCCCGCCCGCTCAAGTACGACCACCCCTACACCTACTGGGACTACCGGCAGCTGGCCTTCCCCAAGAACAACGGCATGCGGATCGACCTGGCCTATGGCAATGAGCCGCTCGCCGGTGCGGTCTCCGACTCCTATGTCGACCGGGAGGCCCGCAAGGGCAAGGGTGCCTCCGACCACGCCCCGGTCGTGGTCGACCTGGAGCTCTGA
- a CDS encoding UDP-N-acetylglucosamine 1-carboxyvinyltransferase, with translation MNDQPALPPTTDSRAVRVTGGHRLEGTVTVQGSKNIALHLYAATLLADEPRTLTGAPEILDTLVCAEILNHTGTPTKVVGDRFETAPAAAWYPVIPDQLGRRIRTTPVMAAALLTRAGQVSFPLPGGDAFCHRLIDRHLAAMEAAGATVAVTGTKVKARIASWDQAAFTTDVLTHSWGPSLGATVTAMLLAARLRGTSTILNPSVEPEVLVTAAVLAASGVGITWEGTTALHVTGTDRITGGAFQVPPDRLEAATLALAAAITGGTVQLDNFPITEFPDGLVAVFADAGIELVPVNGGTLARCPAGPRAVQMATGPHPAFPTDVQPQLTAFLTQAPGTSRIEERVYRERATHIGPLRALGAAVNADGATITVRGASPLAAADVAGEDIRAATAALIAALAAEGTSTIRGMYHLRRGYDSLLPKLASLGARLTIDQEMP, from the coding sequence ATGAACGACCAGCCCGCGCTGCCGCCCACCACCGACTCCCGCGCCGTCCGCGTCACCGGCGGCCACCGCCTGGAGGGCACGGTGACGGTCCAGGGCAGCAAGAACATCGCCCTGCACCTGTACGCCGCCACCCTGCTGGCCGACGAGCCGCGGACGCTGACCGGTGCCCCGGAGATCCTGGACACCCTGGTCTGCGCGGAGATCCTCAACCACACCGGCACCCCGACCAAGGTGGTCGGCGACCGCTTCGAGACCGCACCCGCTGCCGCCTGGTACCCGGTCATCCCCGACCAACTCGGCCGCCGCATCCGCACCACCCCCGTCATGGCCGCCGCCCTCCTCACCAGGGCCGGGCAGGTCAGCTTCCCGCTGCCGGGCGGCGACGCCTTCTGCCACCGCCTGATCGACCGCCACCTCGCGGCGATGGAGGCGGCCGGCGCGACCGTGGCCGTGACCGGCACCAAGGTGAAGGCCCGCATCGCCAGCTGGGACCAGGCCGCCTTCACCACCGACGTCCTCACCCACTCCTGGGGGCCGAGCCTGGGCGCCACCGTGACCGCGATGCTGCTGGCCGCGCGTCTGCGGGGCACCTCGACCATCCTCAACCCCAGCGTCGAACCGGAGGTGCTGGTCACCGCCGCCGTGCTGGCGGCCAGCGGGGTCGGCATCACCTGGGAGGGCACCACCGCCCTGCACGTCACCGGCACCGACCGCATCACCGGTGGCGCCTTCCAGGTCCCGCCGGACCGGCTGGAGGCCGCCACCCTCGCCCTGGCCGCCGCGATCACCGGCGGCACCGTCCAGCTCGACAACTTCCCGATCACCGAGTTCCCCGACGGCCTGGTGGCCGTCTTCGCCGACGCCGGCATCGAGCTGGTCCCGGTCAACGGCGGCACCCTCGCCCGCTGCCCTGCCGGCCCGCGCGCGGTGCAGATGGCCACCGGCCCCCACCCCGCCTTCCCGACCGACGTGCAGCCCCAGCTGACCGCCTTCCTCACCCAGGCCCCGGGCACCTCCCGGATCGAGGAACGCGTCTACCGCGAACGCGCCACCCACATCGGCCCGCTGCGGGCCCTCGGGGCTGCCGTCAACGCCGACGGCGCCACGATCACCGTCCGCGGTGCCAGCCCGCTGGCCGCCGCCGACGTGGCCGGGGAGGACATCCGGGCGGCCACCGCCGCACTGATCGCAGCCCTGGCGGCTGAGGGCACCTCTACGATCCGAGGCATGTACCACCTGCGACGCGGCTACGACAGCCTGCTGCCCAAACTCGCGTCGCTCGGTGCCAGGCTGACGATCGATCAGGAGATGCCGTGA
- a CDS encoding GNAT family N-acetyltransferase, whose amino-acid sequence MFQLRRATADGRGPVEAMMPARARWMADNGLADAEAWRRSAPELAAQACEEPTYMWVLLDGERIAGCTSAYDETAPTGWIRQERAESAVFLATTVTGPDYRRFRPGRLIALWALDHAARMGVEWVRRGTTKDGLVRYYRDVQGWERRYSVPVGERTVHMLGRRAERVPELPQLMAGTVLA is encoded by the coding sequence GTGTTCCAGTTGCGCCGGGCGACCGCCGATGGCCGGGGCCCGGTCGAGGCGATGATGCCCGCCCGCGCACGCTGGATGGCCGACAACGGCCTCGCCGACGCGGAGGCATGGCGGCGGTCGGCGCCGGAGCTTGCAGCGCAGGCGTGCGAGGAACCGACCTACATGTGGGTACTGCTCGACGGGGAGCGGATCGCAGGCTGCACCTCGGCCTACGACGAGACCGCGCCGACCGGCTGGATACGGCAGGAGCGCGCGGAGTCGGCGGTCTTCCTGGCGACAACCGTGACCGGTCCGGACTACCGGAGGTTCCGGCCGGGCCGACTGATCGCCTTGTGGGCGCTCGACCACGCCGCACGCATGGGGGTCGAGTGGGTGCGCCGTGGCACGACCAAGGACGGCTTGGTCCGGTACTACCGGGACGTGCAGGGCTGGGAGCGGCGGTACTCGGTGCCGGTCGGGGAAAGGACGGTGCACATGCTCGGGCGGCGCGCGGAGCGGGTGCCGGAGCTGCCGCAGCTGATGGCGGGCACCGTCCTGGCGTAG
- the ggt gene encoding gamma-glutamyltransferase yields MRVLTRFTPALALATALVSALATAPSAAAGRAAPPPAKTPEAVGWGGAVASVDADATAAGIEVLRNGGNAVDAAVATAAALGVTEPYSAGIGGGGYFVYYDARTRTVQTLDGRETAPGTAGPDLFLENGQPLPFADAVTSGLSVGVPGTAATWERAVRLWGSRSFAEVLKPAERIAERGFTVDQTFRDQTAANEDRFRDFPATRALFLPGGAVPAVGSTLRNPDLAATYRQLGRQGTRALYQGDLGADIVRTVRRPPVDPAATRTVRPGKLTAKDLRGYDVRRQQPTHVAYRGLDVYSIAPSSSGGTTVGEALNILERSDLGRLDATQYYHRFLEASRISFADRNRWVGDPRFSDVPTAQLLSQRYADSRACLITPDHVLASPLAPGDPRHPATGCATAGTASAEGHEGPNTTHLTVADRWGNVVSYTLTIEQTGGSAITVPGRGFLLNNELTDFSFTPLTPGVPDPNLPGPGKRPRSSIAPTIVLKDGRPFFAAGSPGGATIITTVLQVLTGRIDRGLSLEQAIAAPRASQRNAAATGAEPAFLALPQRAKLEAIGHLFTDAGEIGAATGVERLPDGRWLAAAEPVRRGGGAAAVVVPAR; encoded by the coding sequence ATGCGTGTCCTGACCCGCTTCACCCCCGCCCTGGCCCTCGCCACCGCGCTGGTCTCGGCCCTCGCCACCGCGCCGAGCGCCGCCGCCGGGAGAGCCGCCCCGCCGCCTGCCAAGACGCCCGAGGCCGTCGGCTGGGGCGGGGCGGTGGCCAGTGTGGACGCCGATGCCACCGCCGCCGGGATCGAGGTGCTGCGCAACGGCGGCAACGCGGTGGACGCGGCGGTGGCCACCGCCGCCGCGCTGGGCGTCACCGAGCCGTACTCGGCGGGCATCGGGGGCGGCGGGTACTTCGTCTACTACGACGCCCGGACCCGTACGGTGCAGACCCTGGACGGACGGGAGACCGCCCCCGGCACCGCGGGGCCGGACCTCTTCCTGGAGAACGGGCAACCGCTGCCCTTCGCCGACGCGGTGACCAGCGGGCTCTCCGTCGGGGTGCCCGGCACCGCCGCCACCTGGGAGCGGGCGGTCCGGCTGTGGGGGAGCAGGTCCTTCGCGGAGGTGCTGAAGCCGGCCGAGCGGATAGCCGAGCGGGGCTTCACCGTCGACCAGACCTTCCGCGACCAGACCGCCGCCAACGAGGACCGGTTCCGCGACTTCCCGGCCACCCGGGCGCTCTTCCTGCCCGGCGGCGCCGTACCCGCCGTCGGCTCCACGCTGCGCAACCCCGACCTGGCCGCCACCTACCGGCAGCTGGGCCGCCAGGGCACTCGGGCGCTCTACCAGGGCGACCTCGGCGCCGACATCGTCCGCACCGTGCGACGGCCCCCCGTGGACCCCGCCGCCACCCGCACCGTGCGGCCCGGCAAGCTGACCGCCAAGGACCTGCGCGGCTATGACGTCCGCCGCCAGCAGCCCACCCATGTGGCCTACCGGGGGCTGGACGTCTACAGCATCGCGCCGTCCTCCTCTGGCGGCACCACCGTCGGCGAGGCGCTCAACATCCTGGAGCGGAGCGACCTCGGCAGGCTGGACGCCACGCAGTACTACCACCGCTTCCTGGAGGCGTCCCGGATCTCCTTCGCCGACCGCAACCGCTGGGTCGGCGACCCGCGCTTCAGCGACGTGCCCACCGCCCAGCTGCTCTCCCAGCGCTACGCCGACTCCCGGGCCTGCCTGATCACCCCCGACCACGTACTGGCCAGCCCGCTCGCCCCCGGCGACCCGCGCCACCCGGCGACCGGCTGCGCCACCGCCGGGACGGCCTCGGCGGAGGGCCACGAGGGGCCGAACACCACCCATCTGACCGTCGCCGACCGCTGGGGCAACGTCGTCTCCTACACGCTCACCATCGAGCAGACCGGCGGCAGCGCGATCACCGTGCCCGGCCGGGGCTTCCTGCTCAACAACGAGCTGACCGACTTCTCCTTCACCCCCCTGACGCCCGGCGTACCCGACCCCAACCTGCCCGGCCCCGGGAAGCGGCCCCGGTCCTCCATCGCGCCGACGATCGTGCTCAAGGACGGCAGGCCGTTCTTCGCGGCCGGTTCGCCCGGCGGCGCCACCATCATCACCACCGTGCTCCAGGTGCTCACCGGCCGGATCGACCGGGGGCTGAGCCTGGAGCAGGCCATTGCCGCCCCGCGCGCCAGCCAGCGCAACGCCGCCGCCACCGGTGCCGAGCCCGCGTTCCTAGCCCTGCCGCAGCGGGCCAAGCTGGAGGCGATCGGCCATCTCTTCACCGACGCGGGCGAGATCGGCGCGGCCACCGGCGTGGAGCGGCTGCCCGACGGCCGCTGGCTGGCCGCCGCCGAGCCGGTGCGCCGGGGCGGCGGGGCGGCGGCCGTGGTCGTCCCCGCGCGCTGA
- a CDS encoding MarR family winged helix-turn-helix transcriptional regulator, which translates to MISRDSCGELLLQLSSTDAMIRTLKRELRPGGPRGGFAVLAALHRCGELRVGELAELFEIDVSVASRHLADLEERGWAERTPNPHDRRSWYARLTPEGEHAALERFARARDLLAELLADWPDEDAAELARLLSRLRTSFDARRVRTPDTSRAAAGAKGL; encoded by the coding sequence ATGATCTCGCGGGACAGCTGCGGGGAGCTGCTTCTCCAGCTCAGCAGCACCGACGCGATGATCAGGACCCTGAAGCGTGAGCTGCGGCCCGGTGGGCCGCGTGGGGGCTTTGCGGTGCTGGCGGCGCTGCATCGGTGCGGTGAGCTGCGGGTGGGCGAGCTGGCGGAGCTGTTCGAGATCGATGTGTCGGTGGCCAGCCGCCACCTCGCCGATCTTGAGGAGCGGGGCTGGGCGGAGCGCACGCCCAACCCGCACGACCGGCGCTCCTGGTATGCCCGGCTGACCCCGGAGGGCGAGCACGCCGCTCTGGAGCGGTTCGCCCGGGCCCGGGACCTGCTGGCCGAGCTCCTGGCCGACTGGCCCGACGAGGACGCCGCAGAGCTGGCCCGCCTCCTCTCCCGACTCCGTACGAGCTTCGACGCACGACGCGTGCGCACACCGGACACCTCCCGCGCCGCAGCGGGAGCGAAAGGACTTTGA
- a CDS encoding serine hydrolase domain-containing protein, producing MTTSWKPAQLADLRECLELMTADGTVPGGVIAHGTLEGEPGFLTAGVVAPECGDARPGPDTVYDVASLTKVVATWPLIGSTGIDLDAPVRTFLAAVAAEAPGGQVTVGQILAHTTGLRADTRLDQYRGRTEDLAALICGEDLIAYPGAGHRYINRGFILAGLLLAQATGRRLDDLAADLWTSLGMTSTVYGPVARSSRVAPTEQRLAGTPRLWGIPHDDNAALLGGVAGHAGVFTTTADLATYATALLTGHRDDTELGRWLARSMTPQAAIEPGIYRGLAWIIADNGQVAYHHGFTGTSLYLAPATGRYLVICTNAVYHHQDNRTRLTPLRDLALKAITAEP from the coding sequence GTGACCACCTCGTGGAAGCCCGCCCAGCTCGCCGACCTGCGCGAGTGCCTGGAGCTGATGACCGCCGACGGCACCGTGCCCGGCGGCGTCATCGCCCACGGCACCCTGGAGGGGGAGCCCGGCTTCCTGACGGCGGGCGTCGTCGCACCCGAGTGCGGCGACGCCCGCCCCGGCCCGGACACCGTCTACGACGTGGCCTCGCTGACCAAGGTGGTCGCCACCTGGCCGCTGATCGGCAGCACCGGCATCGACCTCGACGCCCCGGTCCGCACCTTCCTGGCCGCCGTCGCGGCCGAGGCGCCGGGCGGACAGGTGACGGTCGGTCAGATCCTGGCTCACACCACGGGCCTTCGGGCCGACACCCGCCTGGACCAGTACCGAGGCCGAACCGAAGACCTGGCCGCCCTGATCTGCGGCGAGGACCTGATCGCTTATCCCGGTGCTGGGCACCGGTACATCAACCGCGGCTTCATCCTCGCCGGCCTCCTGCTCGCCCAGGCGACCGGCCGCCGCCTGGACGACCTGGCCGCCGACCTGTGGACCTCACTCGGCATGACCAGCACCGTCTACGGGCCCGTGGCTCGCTCCAGCCGCGTCGCGCCGACCGAACAGCGACTCGCCGGGACACCTCGGCTGTGGGGCATCCCGCACGACGACAACGCCGCCCTGCTGGGCGGCGTCGCCGGGCACGCGGGCGTCTTCACCACCACCGCCGACCTGGCCACCTACGCGACCGCCCTCCTGACCGGGCACCGCGACGACACCGAGCTGGGCCGCTGGCTGGCCCGCAGCATGACCCCGCAGGCCGCGATCGAGCCGGGCATCTACCGGGGCCTGGCCTGGATCATCGCTGACAACGGCCAGGTCGCCTACCACCACGGCTTCACCGGCACCAGCCTCTACCTGGCCCCGGCCACCGGCCGCTACCTGGTCATCTGCACCAACGCGGTCTACCACCACCAGGACAACCGCACCCGCCTCACGCCCTTGCGGGACCTCGCCCTGAAGGCGATCACCGCCGAACCCTAG